From the genome of Methanofervidicoccus abyssi, one region includes:
- a CDS encoding ATP phosphoribosyltransferase regulatory subunit codes for MGVEVLSVLITALESLGIEEFYIDIGSLEVWRLTTKDIPEFGETICRALERRNFGLIEGLPINEEKKEELMYFLYLGFLRLSFSIK; via the coding sequence ATGGGTGTTGAGGTTCTAAGCGTTCTAATAACAGCCCTTGAAAGCCTCGGCATCGAGGAGTTCTATATCGACATCGGAAGCCTCGAGGTCTGGAGACTAACCACAAAGGACATTCCCGAGTTCGGAGAAACCATCTGCCGGGCACTCGAAAGGAGGAACTTCGGCCTGATAGAAGGCCTTCCAATAAACGAAGAGAAAAAAGAAGAACTCATGTATTTTCTTTATTTGGGATTCTTAAGGTTGTCCTTTAGTATAAAATAG